A window of Bacteroidota bacterium contains these coding sequences:
- a CDS encoding NAD-dependent deacylase, with amino-acid sequence MSIPYSDTLVQRLAQARRVLVFTGAGISAESGIPTFRDADGLWEKFKPEELANVDAFLGNPDLVQRWYAMRREVVTKAKPNPGHLALVELERMVDEFMLVTQNVDNLHNEAGSKEVLELHGNLTRNYCIDCKKPAAALPPIEEGKPLACVHCDGFIRPDVVWFGEMLPKGAMEIAINMAMRSDVVLSVGTSAVVFPAADIPLVARGHGAYVAEININESEIGHVLNETVLGPSGTVLPSLVAAVRERRAATTA; translated from the coding sequence ATGTCGATCCCGTATAGCGATACGCTGGTGCAGCGGCTTGCCCAGGCGCGGCGGGTACTGGTATTTACTGGTGCTGGCATTAGCGCCGAGAGCGGCATTCCTACGTTTCGAGATGCTGATGGATTATGGGAAAAGTTCAAGCCGGAAGAACTGGCGAATGTTGATGCCTTCCTTGGTAACCCTGATCTGGTGCAACGCTGGTATGCCATGCGTCGTGAAGTGGTTACCAAAGCGAAGCCCAATCCGGGGCATCTAGCGCTGGTTGAACTGGAGCGTATGGTTGATGAGTTTATGCTTGTCACACAAAACGTGGACAACCTGCACAACGAAGCCGGCAGTAAAGAGGTGCTGGAATTACACGGCAACCTTACACGAAATTATTGTATCGATTGCAAAAAGCCGGCAGCAGCATTGCCGCCGATTGAAGAAGGCAAACCGCTGGCTTGTGTGCATTGTGACGGGTTCATACGTCCGGATGTCGTCTGGTTTGGCGAGATGCTTCCTAAAGGGGCGATGGAAATAGCCATAAACATGGCCATGCGATCAGATGTGGTGTTGAGTGTCGGCACCAGCGCCGTAGTCTTTCCTGCGGCTGACATCCCGCTCGTAGCCCGTGGCCACGGGGCCTATGTTGCCGAAATCAACATAAACGAAAGCGAAATTGGCCACGTATTAAACGAAACTGTTTTAGGACCATCCGGTACGGTACTTCCGTCACTGGTAGCTGCCGTCAGAGAAAGACGCGCGGCAACAACAGCTTAG
- a CDS encoding VWA domain-containing protein, whose amino-acid sequence MEFAQPNWLFLLLLVPALIGWELWRHRFRFSGLRFSNVASGKKAPQSIWVRIRWLPILLRTGALVLGVLALARPQDRDTVHERFAEGVDIMMVLDTSTSMRAQDFTPNRFEAAREVASEFIDGRLSDRVGLIVFAAKAYTQAPLTLDYPFLQQMLGEVEVGVIEDGTAIGTALAMAVNRLKETEAKSKIIILLTDGQNNRGEIDPVTAAEVAEAINVRTYTIGVGAYGEAPFIIDHPFAGRQRRMVPVEIDEDMLRTVAEKTGGQYFRATNKEALSTIYEEIGELEKTKVEERIYTDFNERYAEFLWPAFILLLAEVLLSTTRLRRFP is encoded by the coding sequence ATGGAATTTGCGCAACCCAACTGGCTTTTTCTGTTACTCCTGGTTCCTGCCCTGATTGGCTGGGAACTGTGGCGGCATCGTTTCCGCTTTTCTGGATTACGGTTTAGCAATGTAGCGTCCGGTAAAAAAGCGCCACAGTCGATTTGGGTGCGTATTCGATGGTTACCAATTCTTTTACGCACCGGTGCGTTGGTATTGGGTGTGCTTGCCCTCGCCCGTCCGCAGGACCGCGATACGGTTCACGAACGGTTTGCAGAAGGTGTGGATATCATGATGGTACTGGATACCTCGACTTCAATGCGCGCGCAAGACTTTACGCCGAACCGTTTCGAAGCAGCCCGCGAGGTTGCCTCAGAGTTTATCGATGGCCGGCTCTCAGACCGGGTCGGGCTCATTGTGTTTGCCGCAAAAGCCTATACCCAGGCCCCCCTCACGCTCGATTATCCGTTTTTGCAGCAGATGCTCGGTGAAGTAGAGGTTGGGGTAATAGAAGACGGTACCGCCATCGGTACGGCACTTGCAATGGCTGTTAACCGGCTTAAAGAGACGGAAGCAAAAAGCAAAATCATCATATTGCTCACCGATGGCCAGAACAACCGTGGTGAAATTGATCCGGTTACGGCCGCTGAGGTTGCAGAAGCAATCAATGTGCGGACGTATACCATTGGGGTTGGGGCATACGGTGAAGCTCCGTTTATTATAGATCACCCGTTTGCCGGCCGCCAGCGGCGTATGGTCCCCGTTGAAATTGATGAGGACATGCTGCGTACTGTTGCCGAGAAGACAGGGGGTCAATATTTTCGTGCAACCAACAAGGAAGCACTCAGCACCATCTACGAAGAAATCGGTGAACTGGAAAAAACGAAAGTAGAAGAACGGATCTATACAGACTTTAATGAGCGGTATGCAGAATTTCTGTGGCCGGCGTTTATCCTCCTGCTGGCAGAAGTATTGCTTTCAACAACCCGATTGCGCCGATTTCCGTAA
- a CDS encoding VWA domain-containing protein gives MDWLHPTYLWALLGVPAAVFLFLWAALQRKRAFGLFGDAPLINRLAAVVSTRRRRWKAAIVVLGVMMLAVALAGPRFGTKLREVKREGIDLIVALDVSLSMSAEDVAPNRLDRAKNEIKKLLNDLRGDRVGLVIFAGDAFVQCPLTTDYSAVKMFLDVADASMVPTPGTDFSAALTFARKAFQGSSEAEAIDEERTRALLIVSDGENHVANVDQLIGEARDDGIVIFTAGVGETDGVPIPVYRNGRRIDYKKDRNGRVVSTRLEEASLQELASEGSYFRIARTSSSLPKILEALDRLEKTEFGADEFEEYEEKYQWPLVLGLLLLFGERLFSDRRKKSAGIPE, from the coding sequence ATGGACTGGTTACATCCTACTTATTTATGGGCATTGCTGGGCGTACCCGCTGCAGTTTTTTTGTTCTTGTGGGCAGCACTGCAGCGTAAACGCGCGTTTGGCCTGTTTGGTGATGCACCGCTGATCAATCGGCTTGCTGCTGTGGTAAGTACACGCCGTCGCCGCTGGAAAGCCGCCATTGTGGTGCTGGGTGTAATGATGCTTGCTGTAGCCCTCGCCGGGCCGCGATTTGGTACCAAGCTCCGGGAAGTGAAGCGGGAAGGCATTGACCTGATTGTTGCGCTGGATGTTTCGCTGTCGATGTCTGCTGAAGACGTGGCACCCAACCGGCTGGATCGGGCAAAAAACGAAATCAAGAAACTGCTCAATGACCTCCGTGGAGACCGGGTGGGCCTTGTTATCTTTGCCGGCGATGCGTTTGTACAGTGCCCCCTGACAACGGATTATAGTGCAGTAAAGATGTTTCTTGACGTTGCTGATGCTTCCATGGTGCCAACGCCGGGTACTGATTTTAGCGCAGCCCTTACGTTTGCCCGCAAGGCCTTTCAAGGTTCTTCAGAAGCAGAAGCGATTGATGAAGAGCGGACGCGCGCGTTATTGATTGTTTCTGACGGCGAGAACCACGTTGCCAATGTTGACCAGTTGATTGGTGAAGCGAGAGATGACGGCATCGTCATTTTTACCGCCGGCGTGGGTGAAACGGATGGTGTGCCGATCCCGGTGTACAGAAACGGCCGGCGCATCGACTACAAAAAAGATCGAAATGGTCGTGTGGTCAGCACGCGGCTTGAAGAGGCGAGTCTGCAAGAGCTGGCCAGTGAAGGGAGTTATTTCAGGATAGCGCGTACGTCCAGTTCGCTGCCTAAAATATTAGAGGCCCTCGATCGTTTAGAGAAAACAGAGTTTGGTGCGGACGAGTTTGAAGAGTACGAAGAAAAGTATCAGTGGCCGCTTGTTTTGGGTCTGTTGCTGCTTTTTGGAGAACGCCTGTTTTCCGACCGGCGTAAAAAATCTGCCGGTATTCCTGAGTAA
- a CDS encoding tetratricopeptide repeat protein has protein sequence MRILLFLLALAIGLGDDGSKSGRKGNELYRNAEHEKAASLFSTGIAEQNTSEPGTVHAGLWNNLGASLHRMGRYDEARQAFGNAVSLAPSNLEIARSSYNAGNNAFEAYQQASQQQIGGMAPPPGAAQQPGQQPPGQQSPGQQGPAPELEGMQGALEHYKRAMLADPMNEDAKFNYEFVKRQLENQEQNQDQQQEQDQNNQDQENNENQDQQQQNQDQQNQEQNQDQQQQQNQDSQQQEENQEQQQQQQNEQQQQQPPPDPNKLSKEEAERILQALQNEEEELLRQVMKSQSRPKKVEKDW, from the coding sequence ATGCGAATCCTGCTTTTTTTATTGGCCCTTGCAATCGGGCTTGGAGACGACGGTTCAAAATCGGGCCGTAAAGGCAATGAACTGTATCGGAATGCGGAGCATGAAAAGGCGGCTTCCTTGTTCTCTACCGGTATTGCAGAGCAAAATACCTCTGAACCAGGCACGGTACATGCTGGCCTCTGGAATAACCTTGGTGCATCACTGCACCGCATGGGGCGGTATGATGAGGCCCGACAGGCGTTTGGGAATGCCGTTTCGTTGGCGCCTTCAAATCTCGAAATTGCCCGCTCGTCTTACAATGCTGGCAACAACGCGTTTGAAGCCTACCAACAGGCAAGCCAACAGCAGATCGGGGGAATGGCTCCACCGCCGGGCGCTGCCCAGCAACCCGGCCAGCAACCTCCCGGACAGCAGTCACCAGGCCAGCAGGGGCCGGCACCCGAACTGGAAGGAATGCAGGGGGCGCTTGAGCATTATAAGCGCGCCATGCTCGCTGATCCGATGAACGAAGATGCCAAATTCAACTACGAATTTGTAAAGCGTCAACTCGAAAACCAGGAGCAAAATCAGGATCAGCAGCAAGAGCAGGATCAGAATAACCAGGACCAGGAGAATAACGAAAATCAGGACCAGCAGCAGCAAAACCAGGATCAGCAGAACCAGGAGCAAAATCAGGATCAGCAACAACAGCAGAACCAGGATTCGCAGCAGCAGGAAGAAAATCAAGAGCAGCAGCAACAGCAACAAAACGAGCAGCAACAGCAGCAACCACCACCTGATCCTAATAAGCTGAGCAAAGAAGAAGCAGAGCGTATTTTACAAGCGCTGCAGAATGAAGAGGAAGAATTGCTGCGCCAGGTAATGAAATCCCAGAGCCGTCCTAAAAAAGTTGAAAAAGACTGGTAA
- a CDS encoding BatD family protein yields the protein MRRCKYPIFPFFLALSIMALPAYAQDVSVQASVSETTIGTEEAVTYSIVIQGVAAGEVTAPRPPEAEGLALLQTAPSTQQSVSIVNGRMSQSITYKWAYRAAGEGNAVINGTTVQVKGKNYNTQAVGITVVPQADRPQRQARRNSPLDPFGAFRRTPAAPSANEPAAPKISKNDIFIRALPSARRVVRNQQVNIEYHLYFREGMQLRQSRLADSWDAEGFWREELDVQRRPVPKTVVENGLRYNTIVLKRVAVFPTHNGTLTVDPLKIEAEAYVPMRNVDPFDQFFSFRQRYEPVEVASPSVRIEVLPIDETVPASFTGAVGSFQLEARVDAEEVEVGETVQVELKLSGTGNIATVELPEFEPPGVFEQYDPQISTSIDRSGNRIRGSKTLTYVLVPRSNGTFQIPEIEMSFYNPARNRFETVRPRPSSVKVTGTPTAPASALRTASGLPVDDIAGLLAVPAGWKKLGIKPIHERGWVYGLLVLPLLVLGGFYAQHRYNAKLAGDVTFARGKRAHPVARKHLKKAEELLVQKNARAFYEEIERALLSFVGNRLNVAETGMTHQQMDALLSYQNVDVETRKQLIGMLQECDRVRFAPILPDQEEMNTACDRVSTLIVRLDEIFKAVRTS from the coding sequence ATGCGTCGCTGTAAGTATCCCATATTCCCGTTTTTTCTCGCCCTGTCTATTATGGCATTGCCCGCTTATGCACAAGATGTAAGCGTGCAGGCGTCGGTCTCAGAAACAACCATTGGTACAGAAGAGGCCGTTACCTACAGTATTGTGATTCAGGGTGTGGCTGCCGGCGAAGTGACAGCACCCAGACCGCCAGAAGCAGAGGGGTTGGCGCTTCTACAAACTGCGCCAAGCACACAGCAGAGTGTGTCGATTGTGAATGGACGGATGAGTCAGAGTATAACGTACAAGTGGGCTTATCGCGCTGCTGGCGAAGGAAATGCCGTGATCAATGGTACGACTGTTCAGGTGAAAGGCAAGAATTACAACACGCAGGCTGTTGGGATAACCGTGGTGCCGCAAGCTGATCGGCCCCAGCGCCAGGCACGGCGCAACAGTCCCCTTGACCCTTTTGGCGCGTTTCGTCGTACGCCGGCTGCACCATCAGCAAATGAGCCTGCTGCGCCTAAAATTAGTAAGAACGATATCTTTATTCGCGCCCTTCCCAGTGCACGCCGGGTTGTACGCAATCAGCAAGTGAACATCGAATATCACCTGTATTTTCGGGAAGGCATGCAGCTGCGCCAAAGCCGGCTGGCTGATTCCTGGGATGCAGAAGGCTTCTGGCGTGAAGAACTGGATGTACAGCGCCGGCCCGTACCCAAAACCGTTGTAGAAAACGGATTGCGCTACAATACCATTGTGCTTAAACGCGTTGCTGTTTTTCCAACCCATAACGGCACGCTTACGGTTGATCCGCTCAAAATCGAAGCGGAAGCGTATGTGCCGATGCGCAATGTCGATCCTTTTGACCAGTTTTTCAGTTTTCGTCAGCGTTACGAGCCGGTAGAGGTTGCCTCTCCGAGCGTCCGTATTGAGGTGCTGCCCATCGACGAAACTGTGCCGGCAAGCTTCACCGGGGCTGTAGGCTCTTTCCAACTTGAGGCGCGGGTTGATGCCGAGGAGGTTGAAGTTGGGGAAACCGTGCAGGTGGAATTGAAGCTATCTGGTACGGGTAACATTGCAACCGTCGAATTACCTGAATTTGAGCCACCTGGCGTTTTTGAACAGTATGATCCGCAAATCAGCACGAGCATCGATCGAAGCGGCAATCGCATTCGGGGATCAAAAACACTGACTTACGTGCTGGTCCCGCGTTCGAATGGTACATTTCAGATTCCAGAAATCGAGATGAGCTTTTACAATCCGGCCCGAAATCGCTTTGAGACGGTTCGCCCACGGCCGAGCTCTGTGAAAGTGACGGGCACACCTACGGCACCGGCGTCAGCATTGCGTACTGCGTCAGGGCTCCCGGTTGACGATATTGCCGGCTTGCTGGCCGTGCCTGCCGGTTGGAAGAAGCTCGGCATCAAACCGATTCATGAACGGGGTTGGGTGTATGGATTGCTGGTGCTACCTTTGCTGGTGCTGGGAGGGTTTTACGCGCAGCATCGATACAATGCAAAGCTTGCCGGCGATGTAACCTTCGCCCGGGGCAAGCGTGCCCACCCTGTTGCGCGCAAACACCTGAAAAAAGCAGAAGAACTGCTTGTGCAGAAAAATGCCCGCGCGTTTTACGAAGAAATAGAGCGTGCATTGCTCTCGTTTGTTGGCAACCGCCTGAACGTGGCTGAAACAGGCATGACCCACCAGCAAATGGATGCCTTACTTTCTTATCAGAATGTTGATGTTGAAACGCGTAAGCAATTGATTGGCATGCTGCAAGAATGCGACCGGGTACGGTTTGCACCCATCTTGCCTGACCAGGAAGAGATGAACACGGCATGTGATCGAGTGAGTACCCTCATTGTCCGGCTCGATGAAATTTTCAAAGCGGTTCGGACCAGCTAA